DNA sequence from the Nitrososphaerota archaeon genome:
AGCCAGTGAAATAATATCCTACGGCACCTCGACGGTCCCTGTCTCGTACGGCATAGGGGTCGCAGTGCAACAGTTCTCCAGCACCATTCCCTTCGACACTGCGAATTATTCGCTGTTGATCGCCGAGATCATCGCGGCCGTAATCATCTGGAGGTACTTGTTCATCAGGGAATTCGCCCTTTGGTCGGAGAAATACAAGATGATGGAGGAACCACGGGAGATGCACAGAGACCCGATCATGAAAGTCTACTCCTGGGTCAACCAAAGAAGCATCTCGAAGCTCTTTCTTCTAACTCAGGGGCGGGGGGTCACCAGGTTCACGTCTACAATCTCGAGGTTCAGGAAGGGATTGAAGTATGCGATACTCATTTTCCTCGGATTCTTCCTTGCCCTGATCGTAAGCGTGATCATGAGCTCAGGAGGGCTGAACATCGGAAACCTGCCGAGTCTGGCGACCATATTTTCAGATGAGGGCTCTGTCCTTTACGCCCTGGGCGCTTCGTTCCTCAGAGTCTGGTATGTCTACGCGCTCTGCGTCGCCATCGGATTGCCCTTGGGAATCGTCATATCACTGAACTTCAAATTGTATGACTCGGTCTCCCCTATTCTGGAAATCATCTCCTCCATACCCGCCCCCCTTCTCTTGCCGGCCATCGTACTGATACCCGTGATCGGAGGGATCCCCGAAGCTGTCAGCACCATCATCATAATGCTCGCAATAATCTGGTATGTCATCTTCAATGTAATGGCGGGGGTGAGGACACTGCCAGCGGATCTCAAGGACCTGCCGCACGTCTTCAAGACCGGCCGAGTCTCTGCCTGGCGGAACGTATATCTGCCCGGAGCGATCACAGGTTTCGTTACAGGCTCAATCACCGCGATAGGCGGAGCCTGGAACGCACTAATAATCTCGGAATACTTCACGGTGACCGACCCAGCAACCGGGATCACTCGAGTCCTGACCCAGGTCCCTACTGGAATAGGCAAGACCATCGACCTCGCAACATCGGCAAAGCCAGCAGACAACCTCACCCTGGCTCTCGCCGTCATGTCGATGACCGTCTTGATAGTCGCGTTCAACCTGACGGTGTGGAGGAGGATTTACCACCATGCTACGAAGCGTTACACGTATAACCGCTAGGAAGAGCGGGGGAACCTAATGTCAAAAGGACCACTTCAACTCACAACTGGCCAGACCGTTGTCACCGTGAACCATGTCAGCCTGGATTACCACAAGGAGAAGGAGCCACTGCCAGTACTGGTGGACATCAGCTTCACGGCGGGGAAGGACGAGTTCGTCATGATCACTGGGCCGTCAGGATGCGGCAAATCTACCCTCCTTAGGATCATCGGAGGGCTAAGCAAACCGACCTCGGGGGCGGTGAAAGTGATGGATTCTGAAGTGACCGGTCCGCGCAGCGAACTTACACTCGTCTTCCAGAACTTCGTCCTGCTACCCTGGAGGACGGCTCTGGAAAACGTGCTCTTTGGCCTCAGCTCACGCCGCGACCTCAC
Encoded proteins:
- a CDS encoding ABC transporter permease subunit, yielding MSLEFGLIALDVVASWLRMMVALGLSIVFALAVGIAAGRNRRAESIILPLLDIFQSIPILGFFPFIVFGIYGVLPNAVGANLAVVLLIFTSMSWNIAFGVYEAVKAVPQDFADLLSLTNSSLWQRMRSMYIPASMSRIAYNTQTSWAVGLFFLVASEIISYGTSTVPVSYGIGVAVQQFSSTIPFDTANYSLLIAEIIAAVIIWRYLFIREFALWSEKYKMMEEPREMHRDPIMKVYSWVNQRSISKLFLLTQGRGVTRFTSTISRFRKGLKYAILIFLGFFLALIVSVIMSSGGLNIGNLPSLATIFSDEGSVLYALGASFLRVWYVYALCVAIGLPLGIVISLNFKLYDSVSPILEIISSIPAPLLLPAIVLIPVIGGIPEAVSTIIIMLAIIWYVIFNVMAGVRTLPADLKDLPHVFKTGRVSAWRNVYLPGAITGFVTGSITAIGGAWNALIISEYFTVTDPATGITRVLTQVPTGIGKTIDLATSAKPADNLTLALAVMSMTVLIVAFNLTVWRRIYHHATKRYTYNR